GTGGTTCATGCCGGGCTTTGCCGCGCTGCCGCTCATGGGGGCGCTGGCCATCGTGGGGGCGGGCCGGTTCGAGGGGCGGCAGGGGATGTTCCTTGGAAGCGCGCTGGCGATCCTCGTGGCGTGCTACGTGATGGAGCTTCTGCGCAATTACGGCGGGGTGTCGTGGCTGCTCTGGGTGATCGGCATCGTCATCATGTCGGATATCGCGGGCTATTTCGCGGGCAAGATGCTGGGCGGGCCGAAATTCTGGCCGGCGGTCAGCCCGAAGAAGACCTGGTCGGGCACCATCGCCGGCTGGATCGGTGCCGCGCTTGTCGGGCTGGGTTTCGCCGGGGCCACCGATGCGGGCGGGTGGCTCATCCCCCTGTCGGTGCTGGTCTGTTTCGCCGGACAGATGGGCGACATTGGCGAGAGCGCGGTCAAGCGGCAGGTGGGCGCGAAGGACAGTTCGGGGTTGTTGCCGGGCCATGGCGGGTTTCTCGACCGGTTCGACGCGATGATCGGGGCGGCCCTGGCGGTCGGGATCCTCTGGCTTCTGGGGCTGGTGCCGGGGCTTTGATGAAACGGATCAGCATCCTGGGTGCCACCGGCTCGATCGGGCAGAGCACCATCGACCTTGTCGCGCGCGCGCCCGAAAGCTACGCCGTCGAGGCGCTGACTGGCGGGCGCAATGTCGCGCGTCTGGCCGAGGACGCGCGACGGCTCGGCGCGAGGATCGCGGTGACGGCGCATGACGACCTTCTCGGCGATCTGCGCGCGGCGCTGGAAGGATCGGGCGTGGAGGCCGCGGCGGGCACGACCGCGCTGATCGAGGCGGCGGCGCGGCCCGCGGACTGGGTGATGTCGGCCATCGTGGGCGCCGCGGGGCTCGCGCCCGGATTGGCCGCGGTGGAGACCGGGACGACGCTGGCGCTGGCCAACAAGGAGACGCTCGTCACCGCCGGACCGCTTCTGATGGCGCGGGCGCAGGCGTCGGGAGCGACGGTCCTGCCGGTCGACAGCGAACATTCGGCCATCTTCCAGTCGCTCAGGGGCGAGGATATGGCGACGGTCGAGCGCATCATCCTCACCGCGAGCGGCGGGGCCTTCCGCGACCGCCCGCTGGAGGAGCTGCACGAGGTTACGGTGGCGGAGGCCTCGACGCATCCCAACTGGGCCATGGGGCAGCGCATCACCATCGACAGCGCGTCGATGTTCAACAAGGCGCTGGAGGTCATCGAGACGCGGGAATTCTTCGGCGTGGAGCCCGAGCGGATCGAGGTCGTCATCCATCCCGAATCCATCGTTCATGCGCTGGTCGGACATCGCGATGGCGGGGTGATGGCGCATATGGGGGCGCCGGACATGCGCCACGCGATCGGCTATGCGCTCAACTGGCCCGGGCGCGCGACGCTGCCGGTCGAGCGGCTCGATCTCGTGCGGTTGGGACAACTGACTTTCCGCGAGGCCGATCCGGCCCGCTACAAGGCGCTGGCGCTTGCCCGGAGGGTGATGGCGGAAGGCGGGCTTGCGGGCGCCGTGTTCAACGCCGCGAAGGAACGCGCGCTCGATCATTTCATCGCCGGGCGCATCGGGTTCCTGCGGATGGCCGACCTCGTGGAACGCGCGATGGACGAGGACGCGGCGGGCGCGGACGGGGCCGGGGCGGAGATCACGCTTGAAACCGTCACCCATGCGGACCAAGTTACGCGGCAGGCGGTCGACCGCATGATCGGCGCGCGGGCAGAATAAGGATCAGGCGTGGATTTCGGCACACTCTTAACGCAGCTTGGCGACTTCGCCATGATCATCGTCGCCTTCGTGGTGGCCCTGTCGATCATCGTCGCCATCCACGAATACGGCCATTACATCGTCGGGCGCTGGTGCGGGATCAAGGCGGACGTATTCTCGCTCGGCTTCGGCAAGGTACTGTTCGCGCGCACCGACCGGCATGGGACGCAGTGGCAGGTGGCCGCGCTGCCCTTCGGCGGGTTCGTGAAGTTTCGCGGCGACAGCGATCCGGCAAGCGGCAAGGACGGCGCGGCGATCGAGGAACTCAGCCCCGAGGACCGGCGCGCGACCATGCACGGCGCGCCGCTCTGGGCGCGGGTGGCCACCGTTTCGGCGGGGCCGGTCTTCAACTTCATCCTGTCGATCCTGATCTTCGCGGGCGTGGGGATGTACCAGGGCAAGCCGGTCGAGCCGCTGACGGTGGGCGAGATCAAGCCGCTGCCCTATGACGGCATCACGCTCGAGCCCGGCGACCGGATCGAGGCGATCGCAGGCGTGGAGATGCCGGACCGTGGCGAGGAGGACGCGTTCGAGGAGTTCGTCGATGCCCTTCCGCAGGAGCGGTTGCTCAGCTACCGGGTGATCCGCGACGGTGTCCCGGTCGAGGTCGAGGGGCCGCATCCCATCCCGCCGTTGATCAGCCAGCTTGCCCCGAAGTCGGCGGCCTATGACATCGACATGCGCGCGGGTGACGTGATCCTGTCGGTGGAGGGGCGAGAGATCGCCGCCTTCGAGGAATTGCGGGAGGTGGTCGAGGGGTCGGACGGACGGCCCATCGCGCTCGAGGTGTGGCGCGAGGGTGAGATCCTCGACTTCGTGCTGGTGCCGCGGTCGCGCGACGAGCAGCGAGACGAGGGCGGGTTCGAGAGCAAGTGGCGCATCGGTATCGCGGGCGGCTTCGCCTTCGAGCCGGCAACCGAGCCGCTGGGGCCGGTGGCGGCGGTCGGACGCGGCGTCGAGTTGACCGGGGACGTGATCGCGACATCGCTTTCGGGGCTCTGGCACATGGTGACGGGCGCGATCAGCAGCTGCAACATGTCGGGCCCCATCGGGATCGCGCAGGTCTCGGGCGCCATGGCGAGCCAGGGGCCGGACAACTTCATCTGGTTCATCGCGGTGCTGTCGACGGCGGTCGGGCTTCTGAACCTCTTTCCGATCCCCGTGCTCGATGGCGGGCATCTCATGTTCTATGCCTACGAGGCGGTGCGCGGCAAACCCCCGAGCGACGCGGCGCTGCGGGTGATGATGGCGGTGGGGCTGAGCCTCATCCTGGGGCTGATGCTCTTCGCGCTTCTCAACGACATCCTCTGCTGACGCGCCCGCTCCGCCCCATTTCCGCCACAATCGCGGGCCAATTCGGCCATCTTGGCGCGGCATAACCCCGACCGGAACCGAACCGGACGAGGATACCATGCAGACGATCATTGGCGGATATCGCGGACTTACGGTCATCGTCGATCTCAACCGTGACCGCATGCTGTCGCTTGCGGCGATCGCGGGCGCGCTTTTCATCGCGTCATGGATCGCCGGCTGAGCCGGCTTCCAGGCTGACTACCCCGGCGCGTGCATCGCCGCGCGCGAACTGTCCAAAAACTTCCTGCACTGGCATTTTGACAAGGCCATTCATACCCGCTAGTCAAAGATACGAGTGGGCAGTTGGACAGGAATTTTATCATGCAAGACGCAAGGGGGATGCGCATTGCTGACGTTGCGCGGAAACATTTTTTTCCCGCCTTCATTCTACTAGCGCTTTTCATTGGCTTTACCGGGTCTTGGACGGAACAGGCTTCGGCCCAGACCTATCGCTTCACGTCGGTGGATGTGGACGGAAACCAGCGGATCGAGACCGGAACGATCCTGACCTACGCGGGAATCGCGCGGGGACAGACGGTTTCGGCGGGCGAGTTGAACGCCGCCTACCAGCGCATCGTGGCGAGCGGTCTTTTCGAATCTGTGTCAATCGAGCCACGCGGAAACCTTCTCAGGATCACCGTGAAGGAGTACCCAACCATCTCGAAGATCGCCTTCGAGGGGAACCGCAAGCTCAAAGACGAGGACCTTGCCGGGTTCATCGAGAGCAGCCCGCGGCAGGTTTTCAACCCCGCCAAGGCCGAGCGCGACGCGCAGATCATCGTCGAGGCCTATGAGCAGAACGGACGGCTGGCCGCGCGGGTCACGCCGCGGATCATCCGGCGCAGCGACAACCGCGTCGATCTGGTCTACGAGATCTTCGAGGGCGGCGCCATCGAGGTGCAGCGCATCGGGTTCGTGGGCAACCGTGCCTATTCCGATCGCCGGCTGCGCCGCGTCGTGGAAAGCAAGCAGGCCGGCCTGCTGCGCGCCTTCATCGCGCGCGACACCTTCGTCGAGGACCGGCTCGAGTTCGACAAGCAGGTGCTGTCGGATTTCTATGCCGAGCGCGGCTATGTCGATTTCCGCGTGACCGGCGTGAACGCCGAGCTTGCACGCGAGCGCGACACCTATTTCATCACCTTCAACGTCCAGGAAGGGCAGCAATTCCGCTTTGGCCGGATCACCACGGTGAGCGAGATCCCCGGCGTCGACGCGGACGACTACCAGTCGGTTCTGAAGATCCGCCCCGGCGTGATCTATTCCCCACGAAGGTCGAGAATTCGATCGCGCGGATGGAGCGGCTGGGCGTGCGGCAGGGGGTGGATTTCCTGCGGGTCGAGCCGCGCATCTCGCGCAACGACCGCGACCTCACGCTTGACGTGGAGTTCGCGCTGGTGCGCGGTCCCCGCGTCTTTGTCGAACGGATCGATATCGAGGGCAACACCACGACGCTTGACCGCGTCATCCGGCGCCAGTTCGACACGGTCGAGGGCGACCCGTTCAACCCGCGCGAGATCCGGCAGGCGGCCGAGCGCATCCGCGCGCTGAGATACTTCGAGACCGCCGAGGTGGAAGCACGCGAGGGATCGCGCCCCGACCAGGTCGTGATCGACGTCGACGTGGAGGAGCAGCCGACCGGCACGTTGAGCTTCGGTGCGTCCTATTCGACGTCGGGCGGGTTCGGCATCTCGGTCGGCCTCAGCGAGCGGAACTTCCTGGGGCGGGGACAGCGCCTGGCGGCGAGCATCGCCGCGGGCGCGGACACGATCAACTACAACCTCGACTTCGCGGAGCCCGCCTTCCTTGGCCGGGACGTGGAGTTCGGCCTCAACTTCGCCTATATCGAGACCGATGACGCCAACGCGCTCTACGACACCACGATCGGGACTTTCCGGCCGCGCCTGAGCTTCCCGGTCAGCGAGAACGGCCGGTTCACGGTGCTCTACAGCGCGCGCTACACGGACATGGACGACTACACCCCGCCCGCCGGCGGCGCGTCGGGCATCCTCACGCGCGAGACCAACGAGGGCGGGCGGTTCGCAAGCGGGATCGGCTACGAATACACCTATGACACGCGGCGCACGGGCCTCAATCCGAATGCCGGCGTGCTGCTGTCCTTCGGGCAGGAGTTCTATGGCCTCGGCGGCGATCTCGAATACATCAAGTCAAGCGCGCGGGCCATCGCACAAACCCGTGTTCTCAACGAGGAAGTGGTGCTGCGGGCCACGCTCGAGG
This window of the Roseovarius sp. SCSIO 43702 genome carries:
- a CDS encoding phosphatidate cytidylyltransferase yields the protein MSGEPRWADLAPRFTTAALMIFVGVGEIWLGGWLFALGIWLLAGVMMWELSRLLAPTAHGTAMALGVGASVVMAVVWFMPGFAALPLMGALAIVGAGRFEGRQGMFLGSALAILVACYVMELLRNYGGVSWLLWVIGIVIMSDIAGYFAGKMLGGPKFWPAVSPKKTWSGTIAGWIGAALVGLGFAGATDAGGWLIPLSVLVCFAGQMGDIGESAVKRQVGAKDSSGLLPGHGGFLDRFDAMIGAALAVGILWLLGLVPGL
- the dxr gene encoding 1-deoxy-D-xylulose-5-phosphate reductoisomerase, which encodes MKRISILGATGSIGQSTIDLVARAPESYAVEALTGGRNVARLAEDARRLGARIAVTAHDDLLGDLRAALEGSGVEAAAGTTALIEAAARPADWVMSAIVGAAGLAPGLAAVETGTTLALANKETLVTAGPLLMARAQASGATVLPVDSEHSAIFQSLRGEDMATVERIILTASGGAFRDRPLEELHEVTVAEASTHPNWAMGQRITIDSASMFNKALEVIETREFFGVEPERIEVVIHPESIVHALVGHRDGGVMAHMGAPDMRHAIGYALNWPGRATLPVERLDLVRLGQLTFREADPARYKALALARRVMAEGGLAGAVFNAAKERALDHFIAGRIGFLRMADLVERAMDEDAAGADGAGAEITLETVTHADQVTRQAVDRMIGARAE
- the rseP gene encoding RIP metalloprotease RseP — protein: MDFGTLLTQLGDFAMIIVAFVVALSIIVAIHEYGHYIVGRWCGIKADVFSLGFGKVLFARTDRHGTQWQVAALPFGGFVKFRGDSDPASGKDGAAIEELSPEDRRATMHGAPLWARVATVSAGPVFNFILSILIFAGVGMYQGKPVEPLTVGEIKPLPYDGITLEPGDRIEAIAGVEMPDRGEEDAFEEFVDALPQERLLSYRVIRDGVPVEVEGPHPIPPLISQLAPKSAAYDIDMRAGDVILSVEGREIAAFEELREVVEGSDGRPIALEVWREGEILDFVLVPRSRDEQRDEGGFESKWRIGIAGGFAFEPATEPLGPVAAVGRGVELTGDVIATSLSGLWHMVTGAISSCNMSGPIGIAQVSGAMASQGPDNFIWFIAVLSTAVGLLNLFPIPVLDGGHLMFYAYEAVRGKPPSDAALRVMMAVGLSLILGLMLFALLNDILC